A genomic window from Klebsiella quasipneumoniae subsp. quasipneumoniae includes:
- the ppiD gene encoding peptidylprolyl isomerase → MMDNLRTAANSVVLKIIFGIIIVSFILTGVSGYLIGGGKNYAAKVNGQEIGRGQFENAVASERNRMQQQLGDQFSELAANENYMKTMRQQVLNRLIDESLLDQYARELGLSISDEQVKQAIFQTQAFQTNGKFDNQRFSGIVAQMGMTTDQYAQALRNQLTTQQLINAIAGTDFMLPGESDQLAALVSQQRVVREATINVNALAAKQTASDEEINAFWQQNQARFMAPEQFRVSYIKMDAASMQENASDEEIQSWYDQHKDQFTQPQRNRYSVIQTKTEADAKAVLAELQKGADFATLAKEKSTDIISARNGGDMGWMEDASTVPELKEAGLKEKGQLSGVIKSSVGFLVARLDDVQPAQVKPLADVRNDIAAKVKQEKALDAYYALQQKVSDAASNDNESLAGAAQVAGVQVVETGWFGRDNLPEELNFKPVADAIFNGGLVGVNGAPGSNSDIITVDGDRAFVLRISEHKAEAVKPLAEVKAQVSDIVKHNKAEQQAKLDADKLLAALKDGKGDEAMKAAGLSFGAPQTLSRTGQDPLSQLAFTLPLPQQGKPVYGVGSNMQGDVVLVALDEVKAGSMPEEQKKAMVQGITQNNAQIAFEALMSNLRKAAKIKLGDSIDQQQ, encoded by the coding sequence ATGATGGACAACCTACGCACGGCCGCCAACAGCGTCGTGCTCAAGATTATTTTCGGTATCATTATCGTCTCGTTCATTTTGACCGGGGTGAGTGGTTACCTGATTGGCGGTGGCAAAAACTATGCCGCAAAAGTGAATGGCCAGGAGATTGGCCGTGGGCAGTTTGAAAACGCCGTCGCCAGCGAACGTAACCGTATGCAGCAGCAGCTTGGCGACCAGTTCTCCGAGCTGGCGGCGAACGAAAACTACATGAAAACCATGCGCCAGCAGGTGCTGAACCGCCTGATCGATGAGTCGCTTCTGGATCAGTATGCCCGCGAGCTGGGCCTCAGCATCAGCGATGAGCAGGTGAAGCAGGCGATCTTCCAGACCCAGGCGTTCCAGACGAACGGTAAATTCGACAACCAGCGTTTCAGCGGTATTGTCGCCCAGATGGGAATGACCACCGATCAGTACGCCCAGGCGCTGCGTAACCAGCTGACCACGCAGCAGCTGATTAACGCCATTGCGGGTACCGACTTCATGCTGCCGGGTGAGTCCGATCAGCTGGCGGCGCTGGTGTCTCAGCAGCGTGTCGTCCGCGAAGCGACCATCAACGTCAACGCCCTGGCGGCAAAACAGACCGCCAGCGATGAGGAAATCAACGCTTTCTGGCAGCAGAATCAGGCCCGTTTTATGGCGCCGGAGCAGTTCCGCGTGAGCTACATCAAGATGGATGCCGCCAGCATGCAGGAAAACGCCTCTGACGAAGAAATCCAGTCATGGTATGACCAGCATAAAGATCAGTTCACTCAGCCGCAGCGTAATCGCTACAGCGTGATTCAGACTAAAACTGAAGCCGACGCGAAAGCGGTGCTGGCCGAGCTGCAAAAAGGCGCTGATTTCGCCACGCTGGCAAAAGAAAAATCGACCGATATTATTTCTGCCCGCAACGGCGGCGATATGGGGTGGATGGAAGATGCCTCTACCGTGCCTGAGCTGAAAGAGGCCGGCCTGAAAGAGAAAGGCCAGCTCTCCGGGGTGATCAAATCCTCGGTTGGCTTCCTGGTGGCCCGTCTGGACGACGTCCAGCCGGCGCAGGTCAAACCGCTGGCTGACGTGCGCAATGACATTGCGGCGAAAGTGAAGCAGGAGAAAGCGCTGGATGCTTACTATGCGCTGCAGCAGAAGGTGAGCGATGCGGCCAGCAACGATAATGAATCGCTGGCGGGCGCGGCGCAGGTCGCCGGAGTGCAGGTGGTGGAAACCGGCTGGTTTGGCCGCGATAACCTGCCGGAAGAGCTGAACTTTAAACCGGTCGCTGACGCTATCTTCAACGGCGGTCTGGTCGGTGTGAACGGCGCGCCGGGCAGCAACTCTGACATCATTACCGTTGATGGCGATCGCGCCTTTGTTCTGCGTATCAGCGAGCACAAAGCCGAGGCGGTGAAACCGCTGGCCGAAGTGAAGGCGCAGGTCAGCGATATCGTTAAGCACAATAAAGCGGAACAGCAGGCGAAGCTGGATGCCGATAAGCTGCTGGCGGCGCTGAAAGACGGCAAAGGCGATGAGGCGATGAAGGCGGCTGGCCTGAGCTTTGGCGCGCCACAGACGCTTTCCCGTACCGGCCAGGATCCGCTGAGCCAGCTGGCATTCACTCTGCCGCTGCCGCAGCAGGGCAAACCGGTCTATGGCGTTGGCAGCAACATGCAAGGCGATGTGGTGCTGGTGGCGCTGGATGAAGTGAAAGCAGGCAGCATGCCGGAAGAGCAGAAGAAGGCTATGGTTCAGGGGATTACCCAGAACAATGCCCAAATCGCTTTCGAAGCGCTGATGAGCAACCTGCGCAAGGCGGCGAAAATTAAGCTGGGCGACAGCATCGACCAGCAGCAGTAA
- the cof gene encoding HMP-PP phosphatase, which produces MAKLAAFDMDGTLLMPDHRLGEKTLTALKRLRERDITLTFATGRHALEMHHVMGEFSLDAFLITGNGTRIHSLEGEELYRQDLNPEVAEEVLHSRWDTRASMHVFNDGGWFTGQARPELLKAHVFSGFRYQLCDPKRMSAHHVTKICFCGDHDDLRRLRIQLNEALGQRAFLCFSAMDCLEVLPVGCNKGAALARLSQHLGLTLQECMAFGDAMNDREMLRSVGRGFIMGNAMPQLKAELPHLPVIGDCRHQAVSHFLTHWLDNPDLPYSPE; this is translated from the coding sequence ATGGCAAAACTGGCAGCATTTGATATGGACGGCACCTTGCTGATGCCGGACCATCGTCTCGGAGAAAAGACGCTCACCGCGCTGAAACGGCTGCGGGAACGCGATATCACCCTGACGTTCGCCACCGGCCGCCATGCGCTGGAGATGCACCATGTGATGGGTGAGTTTTCCCTGGACGCCTTTCTGATCACGGGCAACGGGACGCGCATCCACTCGCTGGAAGGGGAGGAGCTGTACCGTCAGGATCTCAATCCCGAGGTAGCGGAAGAAGTGCTGCATAGTCGATGGGATACCCGGGCCAGCATGCACGTGTTTAATGACGGCGGTTGGTTCACCGGCCAGGCAAGGCCAGAGCTGCTGAAGGCGCATGTCTTTAGCGGGTTTCGCTATCAACTGTGCGATCCGAAACGTATGTCGGCGCATCATGTCACCAAGATCTGCTTCTGCGGCGATCATGACGATCTGCGCCGACTGCGGATCCAACTGAATGAGGCGCTGGGCCAGCGCGCGTTTCTCTGCTTCTCGGCGATGGACTGTCTGGAAGTGCTGCCGGTTGGCTGCAATAAAGGCGCGGCGCTGGCGAGGCTGAGCCAGCACCTGGGCCTCACCCTACAGGAGTGCATGGCCTTCGGCGATGCGATGAACGATCGCGAGATGCTTCGCAGCGTCGGGCGGGGGTTCATCATGGGCAACGCGATGCCGCAGCTGAAAGCCGAGCTGCCGCATCTCCCGGTTATCGGCGACTGCCGGCATCAGGCGGTCTCCCATTTTTTAACGCATTGGCTGGATAATCCTGATCTTCCTTATTCCCCCGAATAG
- a CDS encoding SgrR family transcriptional regulator, translated as MRLLHRLNQYQRLWQPSAGAPQQVTVGELAERCFCSERHVRTLLRQAQDAGWLSWQARSGRGKRGLLSFYKTPERLRNEMMELALHKGQQQNALELAQLAPVELKALLHPFLGGQWQNNTPTLRIPYYRPLEPLRPGFLPGRAEQHLAGQIYAGLTRFDEGDTMPIGDLAHHWQVSPDGLRWQFYIRSTLCWHNGDAVETAQLRQRLLLLLDLPALRTLFASISHIDVTHAQCLTITLHRPDYWLPFRLASYCSVLAHPDDPAIGCGPFRLKRFSPELVRLENHPRYHLRHPLIQAVEYWITPQLFDRDLGTSCRHPVQITIGDREELHNLRQVSNSISLGFCYLTLRHSPRLSKAQAQRLVSIIHRSSLLETLPLDEDLITPSHEVLPGWSIPQGPENSAVPLPARLTLLYHLPVELHAMAEQLRQRLAVLGCELTLLFHDAKNWEGCQHLGQADLMMGDRLIGEAPEYALEQWLRCDMLWPNLLTGAQYAHLQATLDAVQAQPEARSRNDALRNVFNNLMEDAIMTPLFKYNYRISAPPGVNGLRLNARGWFDFASAWLPAST; from the coding sequence ATGCGACTCTTACACCGTTTAAATCAGTACCAGCGGCTGTGGCAACCCTCAGCCGGGGCGCCGCAGCAGGTCACCGTCGGCGAACTGGCGGAACGCTGTTTTTGCAGCGAACGCCACGTCCGTACCCTGCTGCGTCAGGCGCAAGATGCCGGATGGTTAAGCTGGCAGGCCCGCTCCGGGCGCGGCAAGCGCGGACTGCTCTCTTTTTATAAAACGCCGGAACGTCTGCGCAATGAGATGATGGAGCTGGCGCTGCATAAAGGTCAGCAGCAAAACGCGCTGGAGCTGGCGCAGCTGGCCCCGGTGGAGCTGAAAGCCCTGCTCCACCCCTTTCTGGGCGGTCAGTGGCAAAACAATACCCCGACGCTGCGTATTCCATACTATCGCCCGCTGGAGCCGCTACGCCCCGGCTTTTTGCCCGGACGCGCCGAGCAGCATCTGGCCGGGCAGATCTATGCCGGGCTGACGCGCTTCGACGAAGGCGACACTATGCCGATCGGCGATCTGGCGCACCACTGGCAGGTCTCCCCTGACGGCCTGCGCTGGCAGTTTTATATCCGCTCCACGCTGTGCTGGCACAACGGCGATGCGGTGGAAACCGCACAGCTGCGGCAGCGCTTACTGCTGCTGCTGGATCTGCCCGCCTTGCGGACCCTCTTCGCCAGCATCAGCCACATCGATGTCACTCACGCCCAGTGCCTCACCATCACGCTGCATCGTCCTGACTACTGGCTGCCGTTCCGCCTCGCCAGCTATTGCAGCGTGCTGGCCCATCCTGACGATCCGGCCATCGGCTGCGGACCGTTCCGCCTGAAGCGGTTTAGTCCGGAACTCGTCCGCCTGGAGAACCATCCCCGCTACCATCTGCGGCATCCGCTGATCCAGGCGGTGGAGTACTGGATCACCCCCCAGCTCTTCGATCGCGATCTCGGGACCAGCTGCCGCCACCCGGTGCAGATCACGATTGGCGATCGCGAAGAGCTCCATAACCTGCGCCAGGTCAGCAACAGCATCAGTCTTGGCTTCTGCTATCTGACCCTGCGTCACAGCCCTCGGCTTAGCAAAGCGCAGGCCCAGCGGCTGGTATCGATAATTCACCGCTCATCGTTGCTGGAAACGCTGCCGCTCGACGAGGATCTGATTACGCCAAGCCATGAGGTGTTGCCGGGATGGTCCATCCCGCAGGGGCCGGAAAACAGCGCGGTGCCGCTGCCGGCCAGGCTCACGCTGCTCTACCATCTGCCGGTCGAACTCCACGCCATGGCCGAACAGCTGAGACAGCGGCTGGCTGTGCTGGGCTGCGAGCTGACGCTTCTGTTTCATGACGCCAAAAACTGGGAGGGCTGCCAGCATCTGGGGCAGGCCGACCTGATGATGGGCGACCGCCTGATCGGCGAAGCGCCAGAGTATGCCCTGGAGCAGTGGCTGCGCTGCGATATGCTGTGGCCCAATTTGCTGACCGGGGCGCAATATGCCCATCTGCAGGCGACATTAGACGCGGTACAGGCGCAGCCGGAAGCCCGCAGCCGCAACGATGCGCTGCGCAACGTATTCAACAACCTGATGGAAGACGCCATCATGACGCCGCTGTTTAAATACAACTATCGGATCAGCGCCCCGCCGGGTGTCAATGGCTTGCGCCTCAACGCCCGCGGCTGGTTCGACTTCGCCAGCGCCTGGCTGCCGGCGTCGACGTGA
- a CDS encoding YbgC/FadM family acyl-CoA thioesterase produces MQTQIKVRGYHLDVYQHVNNARYLEFLEEARWDGLENSPAFQWMTEKNIAFVVVNININYRRPAVLGDVLTVSSKLEQLNGKSGTLSQVVTLNPNGEVVADALITFVCIDLKTQKALPLEGELREKLDQMNLR; encoded by the coding sequence ATGCAAACACAAATTAAAGTTCGCGGCTATCATCTGGACGTCTACCAGCATGTGAATAACGCACGCTACCTGGAGTTCCTTGAGGAGGCCCGCTGGGATGGTCTGGAAAATAGTCCGGCGTTTCAGTGGATGACCGAGAAAAACATCGCCTTCGTGGTGGTGAATATTAATATTAACTACCGCCGTCCGGCGGTCCTGGGCGATGTGCTGACGGTGAGCAGCAAACTGGAGCAACTCAACGGCAAAAGCGGCACGCTCAGCCAGGTGGTCACCCTCAACCCCAATGGCGAGGTGGTGGCCGATGCGCTGATCACCTTCGTCTGTATTGATTTGAAAACCCAGAAGGCGCTGCCGCTGGAAGGGGAACTGCGTGAGAAACTCGACCAGATGAACTTGCGCTGA
- the hupB gene encoding nucleoid-associated protein HU-beta has translation MNKSQLIDKIAAGADISKAAAGRALDALIASVTESLQAGDDVALVGFGTFAVKERAARTGRNPQTGKEITIAAAKVPGFRAGKALKDAVN, from the coding sequence GTGAATAAATCTCAACTGATTGACAAAATTGCTGCGGGTGCGGACATTTCTAAAGCTGCAGCTGGACGTGCGTTAGATGCTTTAATCGCTTCTGTTACTGAATCTCTGCAGGCTGGGGATGACGTTGCGCTGGTAGGTTTCGGTACCTTTGCTGTTAAAGAACGTGCCGCCCGTACTGGTCGCAACCCACAAACAGGTAAAGAAATTACTATCGCTGCCGCAAAAGTGCCGGGCTTCCGTGCTGGTAAAGCGCTGAAAGACGCGGTGAACTGA
- a CDS encoding helix-hairpin-helix domain-containing protein, whose protein sequence is MKYGIKALMAAGVLVFAVGAQGALAAPASGKAVVTKEHVPASSSAKAKAEPGEADNGASKVSINHASAEQLAQALNGVGLKKAQAIVSYREEYGPFKTLDDLKQVPGMGSALVERNLAHLTL, encoded by the coding sequence ATGAAATATGGAATAAAAGCACTGATGGCCGCGGGCGTTCTGGTTTTCGCGGTAGGCGCACAGGGCGCGCTGGCCGCCCCCGCCAGCGGCAAAGCGGTGGTAACCAAAGAGCATGTCCCGGCGTCCTCTTCGGCGAAAGCGAAAGCGGAACCCGGCGAGGCCGACAACGGGGCGAGCAAAGTCAGCATTAACCACGCCAGCGCCGAGCAGCTGGCGCAGGCTCTGAATGGCGTGGGGTTGAAAAAAGCCCAGGCGATTGTCAGCTACCGTGAGGAGTACGGGCCGTTTAAAACCCTTGATGACCTGAAGCAGGTCCCGGGGATGGGCAGTGCGCTGGTGGAGCGGAATTTAGCCCATCTGACGCTGTAA
- a CDS encoding PLP-dependent cysteine synthase family protein has product MNSAWVKHAISEINADYQRSADTHLIRLALPGFPGIPIYLKDESTHPTGSLKHRLARSLFLYGLCNGWIKEGTTIIESSSGSTAVSEAYFARLLGLPFIAVMPSCTARRKIEQIEFYGGRCHFVQNACEIYAASETLARELNGHYMDQFTFAERATDWRGNNNIADSIFRQMSHEPHPQPSWIVMSAGTGGTSATIGRYIRSQGYETQLMVVDPQNSVFLDYWQTRDASLRSPVGSKIEGIGRPRVEPSFIPDVVDEMLRVPDAASVATALWLETQLGRKVGASTGTNMWGVLQLAARMREEGRTGSLVTLLCDSGERYLESYYNPQWVAANIGDIAPWQAELARLVGRT; this is encoded by the coding sequence ATGAATAGCGCCTGGGTAAAACACGCCATTAGTGAAATTAACGCCGACTATCAGCGTTCCGCCGATACACACCTGATCCGCCTGGCGCTGCCTGGTTTTCCCGGGATCCCGATTTATCTGAAGGATGAAAGTACGCATCCGACCGGTAGCCTCAAACACCGTCTGGCGCGGTCGCTGTTTCTCTATGGCCTGTGCAACGGCTGGATCAAAGAAGGCACCACGATTATCGAATCGTCTTCGGGTTCGACCGCGGTTTCTGAAGCCTATTTCGCCCGCCTGCTGGGGCTGCCGTTTATCGCCGTGATGCCCTCCTGCACCGCCAGACGCAAAATCGAACAGATCGAGTTCTACGGTGGACGCTGCCATTTTGTGCAGAACGCCTGCGAAATCTACGCGGCTTCCGAAACGCTGGCGCGCGAGCTGAACGGTCACTATATGGATCAGTTTACCTTCGCCGAGCGGGCCACCGACTGGCGCGGCAATAACAATATCGCCGACAGTATTTTCCGCCAGATGAGCCATGAGCCGCACCCGCAGCCATCGTGGATCGTGATGAGCGCCGGCACCGGCGGCACCTCAGCGACCATTGGCCGCTATATTCGCAGCCAGGGCTACGAGACGCAGCTGATGGTTGTCGACCCGCAAAATTCGGTGTTCCTCGATTACTGGCAGACTCGCGACGCCAGCCTGCGCAGCCCGGTCGGCAGCAAAATTGAAGGCATCGGCCGCCCGCGGGTCGAGCCATCATTTATTCCCGACGTTGTCGATGAGATGCTGCGCGTGCCGGATGCGGCGAGCGTGGCCACTGCTTTGTGGCTGGAAACGCAGCTTGGACGAAAAGTTGGCGCCTCGACCGGGACCAATATGTGGGGGGTGCTGCAGCTGGCCGCGCGGATGCGCGAGGAAGGACGCACGGGTTCTCTCGTGACCCTGCTGTGCGACAGCGGCGAGCGTTATCTGGAAAGCTATTACAACCCACAGTGGGTGGCGGCCAACATCGGCGATATCGCCCCCTGGCAGGCGGAGCTCGCCCGGCTGGTCGGCAGAACATAA
- the queC gene encoding 7-cyano-7-deazaguanine synthase QueC — protein MKRAVVVFSGGQDSTTCLVQALQQYDEVHCVTFDYGQRHRAEIDVARELALKLGAVAHKVLDVTLLNELAVSSLTRDNIPVPDYQPDAEGIPNTFVPGRNILFLTLTAIYAYQVKADAIITGVCETDFSGYPDCRDEFVKALHHAVSLGMAKDIRFETPLMWLNKAETWALADYWGQLDLVRRETLTCYNGIKGDGCGQCAACNLRANGLNQYLADKVGVMAVMKQKTGLTQA, from the coding sequence ATGAAACGCGCCGTAGTTGTCTTCAGCGGAGGACAAGATTCAACCACCTGTCTGGTGCAGGCTCTGCAACAGTATGATGAAGTGCATTGCGTCACTTTTGATTATGGCCAACGCCACCGCGCGGAAATCGACGTTGCGCGCGAACTCGCCCTGAAACTTGGCGCCGTCGCGCATAAAGTGCTGGACGTTACCCTGCTCAATGAACTGGCGGTCAGCAGCCTGACCCGCGATAACATTCCGGTACCGGACTATCAGCCTGATGCCGAGGGCATTCCCAATACTTTTGTCCCGGGGCGCAATATTCTTTTTTTAACCCTGACGGCAATCTACGCCTATCAGGTAAAAGCCGACGCTATCATCACCGGCGTGTGCGAGACCGATTTCTCCGGCTACCCGGACTGCCGCGATGAGTTTGTCAAAGCGCTGCACCACGCCGTCAGCCTTGGGATGGCGAAAGACATTCGCTTTGAAACCCCGCTGATGTGGCTGAACAAAGCCGAGACCTGGGCGCTGGCCGACTACTGGGGTCAGCTGGATCTGGTGCGCCGGGAAACCCTCACCTGCTACAACGGCATTAAGGGCGATGGCTGCGGCCAGTGCGCCGCCTGCAACCTGCGCGCTAACGGGCTCAACCAGTATCTGGCCGATAAGGTCGGGGTAATGGCGGTGATGAAGCAAAAAACCGGCTTGACACAGGCATAG
- the lon gene encoding endopeptidase La — translation MNPERSERIEIPVLPLRDVVVYPHMVIPLFVGREKSIRCLEAAMDHDKKIMLVAQKEASTDEPGVNDLFTVGTVASILQMLKLPDGTVKVLVEGLQRARISALSDNGEHFSAKAEYLDSPAIDEREQEVLVRTAISQFEGYIKLNKKIPPEVLTSLNSIDDPARLADTIAAHMPLKLADKQSVLEMSDVNERLEYLMAMMESEIDLLQVEKRIRNRVKKQMEKSQREYYLNEQMKAIQKELGEMDDAPDENEALKRKIDAAKMPKEAKEKTEAELQKLKMMSPMSAEATVVRGYIDWMVQVPWNARSKVKKDLRQAQEILDTDHYGLERVKDRILEYLAVQSRVNKIKGPILCLVGPPGVGKTSLGQSIAKATGRKYVRMALGGVRDEAEIRGHRRTYIGSMPGKLIQKMAKVGVKNPLFLLDEIDKMSSDMRGDPASALLEVLDPEQNVAFNDHYLEVDYDLSDVMFVATSNSMNIPAPLLDRMEVIRLSGYTEDEKLNIAKRHLLPKQIERNALKKGELTVDDSAIIGIIRYYTREAGVRSLEREISKLCRKAVKQLLLDKTLKHIEINGENLHDYLGVQRFDYGRADSENRVGQVTGLAWTEVGGDLLTIETACVPGKGKLTYTGSLGEVMQESIQAALTVVRSRADKLGINADFYEKRDIHVHVPEGATPKDGPSAGIAMCTALVSCLTGNPVRADVAMTGEITLRGQVLPIGGLKEKLLAAHRGGIKTVLIPDENKRDLEEIPDNVIADLDIHPVKRIEEVLTLALQNEPFGMQVVTAK, via the coding sequence ATGAATCCTGAGCGTTCTGAACGCATTGAAATCCCCGTATTGCCGTTGCGCGATGTGGTGGTTTATCCGCACATGGTCATACCCCTGTTCGTAGGGCGGGAAAAATCTATCCGTTGCCTCGAAGCGGCCATGGACCATGATAAAAAAATCATGCTGGTTGCGCAGAAAGAAGCGTCGACGGATGAGCCGGGTGTAAACGATCTTTTCACCGTTGGAACCGTGGCGTCTATTTTGCAGATGCTGAAGCTGCCGGACGGCACCGTGAAGGTGCTGGTCGAAGGGCTACAGCGTGCACGTATTTCTGCGCTGTCTGATAATGGCGAACATTTCTCGGCGAAAGCGGAGTATCTCGACTCGCCGGCGATTGACGAACGTGAGCAGGAAGTGCTGGTTCGTACCGCTATCAGCCAGTTTGAAGGCTATATCAAGCTGAATAAAAAGATCCCACCGGAAGTGCTGACGTCGCTGAACAGCATCGACGATCCGGCGCGCCTGGCGGATACCATCGCGGCGCATATGCCGCTGAAGCTGGCGGACAAGCAGTCCGTGCTGGAGATGTCCGACGTCAACGAACGTCTGGAATATCTGATGGCGATGATGGAATCGGAAATCGATCTGCTGCAGGTTGAGAAGCGCATTCGCAACCGCGTCAAAAAGCAGATGGAGAAATCCCAGCGCGAGTACTATCTGAACGAGCAAATGAAAGCGATTCAGAAAGAACTCGGCGAGATGGACGACGCCCCGGACGAAAACGAAGCGCTGAAGCGCAAGATCGACGCGGCGAAAATGCCGAAAGAGGCGAAAGAGAAAACCGAAGCGGAACTGCAGAAGCTGAAGATGATGTCGCCGATGTCTGCGGAAGCGACCGTCGTGCGTGGCTACATCGACTGGATGGTGCAGGTGCCGTGGAATGCGCGCAGTAAGGTCAAAAAAGACCTGCGTCAGGCCCAGGAGATCCTCGATACCGATCACTATGGTCTGGAGCGCGTGAAGGACCGCATCCTTGAGTATCTCGCGGTGCAGAGCCGGGTCAACAAAATTAAGGGGCCGATCCTCTGCCTGGTGGGACCGCCGGGGGTAGGTAAAACCTCATTGGGTCAATCTATCGCCAAAGCGACCGGCCGGAAATACGTCCGCATGGCGCTGGGCGGCGTGCGCGATGAAGCGGAAATTCGCGGTCATCGTCGGACCTATATTGGCTCGATGCCGGGCAAACTGATCCAGAAAATGGCGAAAGTGGGGGTGAAAAACCCGCTGTTCCTGCTGGATGAGATCGACAAAATGTCTTCCGACATGCGCGGCGACCCGGCTTCCGCGTTGCTTGAGGTGCTGGATCCGGAACAGAACGTGGCCTTTAACGACCACTATCTGGAAGTGGATTACGATCTCAGCGACGTGATGTTCGTGGCGACGTCCAACTCCATGAACATTCCGGCGCCGCTGCTGGACCGTATGGAAGTAATTCGCCTCTCGGGTTACACCGAAGATGAAAAACTGAACATCGCCAAGCGTCACCTGCTGCCGAAGCAGATCGAACGCAACGCGCTGAAGAAAGGCGAACTGACCGTCGACGATAGCGCCATTATCGGCATTATTCGTTACTACACCCGTGAAGCGGGCGTTCGTAGCCTGGAGCGTGAAATCTCCAAGCTGTGCCGTAAGGCCGTTAAGCAGCTGTTGCTGGATAAAACGCTGAAACACATCGAAATTAACGGTGAGAATCTGCATGATTATCTCGGCGTGCAGCGCTTCGACTATGGCCGCGCCGATAGTGAGAACCGCGTCGGTCAGGTGACCGGTCTGGCGTGGACGGAAGTGGGCGGCGATCTGCTGACCATCGAAACCGCCTGCGTACCGGGTAAAGGCAAACTGACCTACACCGGCTCGCTGGGCGAGGTGATGCAGGAGTCGATTCAGGCTGCGCTGACCGTGGTACGTTCGCGGGCGGACAAGCTGGGCATTAACGCCGACTTCTACGAGAAGCGTGATATTCACGTCCACGTACCGGAAGGGGCGACGCCGAAGGATGGTCCGAGCGCGGGTATCGCCATGTGTACGGCGCTGGTCTCCTGCCTGACCGGCAACCCGGTACGCGCCGATGTGGCGATGACCGGGGAGATTACGCTGCGTGGTCAGGTGCTGCCAATCGGCGGTCTGAAGGAAAAACTGCTGGCGGCGCATCGCGGCGGTATTAAGACTGTTCTGATTCCTGATGAGAACAAACGCGACCTTGAAGAAATTCCGGATAACGTTATCGCCGATTTGGATATCCATCCGGTGAAACGAATCGAGGAAGTTCTGACACTTGCGCTGCAGAACGAACCGTTCGGCATGCAGGTTGTGACCGCGAAATAG